The Aureispira anguillae genome contains a region encoding:
- a CDS encoding ArsR/SmtB family transcription factor, which translates to MGISKTDVFSEAQNQIAQLSKALGHPARIAIIEYLLKQKTCICKDIVDELPLSQPTISQHLKALKTAGLIQGTISGNTICYCLAEDRFEQLVQYYTRVLNHLKDSNSNCCEK; encoded by the coding sequence ATGGGTATCTCCAAAACAGACGTATTTAGTGAAGCGCAAAACCAGATTGCACAATTGAGCAAGGCACTTGGTCACCCTGCAAGAATAGCGATCATTGAATATTTACTAAAACAAAAGACCTGTATATGCAAAGACATTGTCGATGAACTTCCCTTGTCACAACCAACGATCTCCCAGCACCTCAAAGCATTAAAAACAGCAGGGTTGATCCAGGGGACAATTTCAGGAAATACAATTTGTTATTGCTTGGCAGAAGATCGTTTTGAACAACTCGTTCAATATTATACAAGAGTACTTAATCATTTAAAAGATTCTAATTCTAATTGTTGCGAAAAATAA
- a CDS encoding DUF6428 family protein, with translation MKLSTLKNIIPNLQKLNFELPDGTLIPSHYHVTEVGIIHKNFIDCGGVIREEKVVNFQLWYSDDVDHSLQPQKLLSIIRLSEEKLGIEDSEIEVEYQASTIGKYGLDFNGNNLVLVAKQTACLAADKCMPAANKPKVNLNDLIANKNSCSPNSGCC, from the coding sequence ATGAAATTATCAACATTAAAAAACATAATCCCCAATCTTCAAAAACTGAACTTTGAACTACCTGATGGCACCCTTATTCCGAGTCATTATCATGTAACAGAAGTTGGAATTATTCACAAAAATTTCATTGATTGTGGTGGTGTTATCCGAGAAGAAAAGGTCGTTAATTTTCAATTGTGGTATTCTGATGATGTAGACCACAGTTTACAGCCTCAAAAGCTATTAAGTATTATTCGCTTATCAGAAGAAAAGTTAGGCATTGAAGACTCTGAGATTGAGGTAGAATACCAAGCCAGTACCATTGGGAAATATGGTTTAGATTTTAATGGAAATAACCTAGTCCTTGTTGCAAAACAAACCGCTTGTTTGGCTGCTGACAAATGCATGCCTGCGGCTAACAAACCAAAGGTTAATCTCAACGATTTAATCGCCAACAAAAATTCCTGCTCACCGAATAGTGGTTGTTGCTAA
- a CDS encoding low molecular weight phosphatase family protein — MQKNLLNTALIDYCQQLEQGFEQLPATRKAILLQLSNYLSQKINAKQVPQVTVICTHNSRRSHFGQLWLAIGATYYGLPPIRTFSGGTEVSAFNPRAVQAFQRIGLEIKRPDHDTANPAYEVRWQVNQSPYIAFSKKHTTAPNPSSAFAAVMVCTDADQNCPLVAGTDLKLTVPYTDPKKYDDTNLEAIEYDKTCQEIGREMLFVLQQTQQLIK, encoded by the coding sequence ATGCAAAAAAATTTATTAAATACGGCATTGATTGATTATTGCCAACAGTTAGAGCAAGGATTTGAACAGCTTCCTGCAACAAGAAAAGCCATCCTACTCCAACTAAGCAATTATTTATCACAAAAGATTAACGCAAAACAAGTCCCCCAAGTGACTGTAATTTGCACGCACAATTCTAGACGAAGCCATTTTGGGCAATTGTGGTTGGCAATTGGAGCGACCTACTATGGCTTACCCCCTATTCGAACCTTTTCGGGAGGAACTGAAGTTAGTGCATTTAATCCTAGAGCTGTTCAAGCCTTTCAAAGAATTGGATTAGAAATTAAGCGTCCTGACCATGATACCGCTAACCCTGCTTATGAAGTTCGTTGGCAGGTCAATCAATCTCCCTACATCGCTTTTTCAAAAAAACACACCACTGCGCCTAATCCTAGTTCAGCATTTGCAGCGGTTATGGTTTGCACTGATGCCGATCAAAATTGTCCTTTGGTGGCTGGTACTGACTTAAAATTAACAGTACCTTATACCGACCCCAAAAAATATGATGATACCAACTTAGAGGCGATAGAGTACGACAAAACCTGCCAAGAAATTGGGCGAGAAATGCTTTTTGTTTTGCAACAAACACAGCAATTAATCAAATGA
- a CDS encoding tetratricopeptide repeat protein, with amino-acid sequence MSRITVFKLHDLIKSLKKEEKRSFKLFTKRYNLNGDSVYLKVFDYLDKVKTIDLDKFKKKFKETKGISAIQTYLYQQILKSLRNQEAYRNVDLILMEGLAELEVLFSKNLLDVSKEKLLELQKIAEEHHKILLLPLIYEWWFKLENTRFKYDNVSQELFEEYKQKYNNTFLILKEYANYRIELGQMVFAINGKYSRQLFDVAQGIIANLGPYQPNSMGSVPTEIASLQLRAFLAAITRNREEAERYQRYLYNFTKTLSTAISKDYKRIQYQALGSLIINAPTVDIAIPLLEAYDRIEAGERKYLTNTTFLSIVSTQIQVYLSTGDFKKSEAYINALKLEKEYPNHTIYCIVQYQLALCQYANKNYDQALQILDGFLFSKRSHERSNSYGMMLKIIILYEQGEYLMLSSLMNNTRRSFKRKGTLFEFEKMLISLMNRLIRLPQSEHQANLRAFKDKLKAFLMSLPNYQKEFLLYFNYWGWLDYLITKQPFKKLCYWSLESIENELLE; translated from the coding sequence ATGAGTAGGATTACGGTGTTCAAACTCCATGATTTAATAAAATCTTTAAAGAAAGAAGAAAAAAGATCGTTTAAGTTATTTACGAAGCGGTATAACTTAAATGGTGATAGTGTTTATCTGAAGGTCTTTGATTATTTAGATAAGGTAAAGACGATTGATTTGGATAAGTTCAAGAAGAAATTCAAAGAAACGAAGGGGATTAGCGCTATTCAGACCTATCTATATCAACAAATTTTAAAAAGTCTAAGGAATCAAGAAGCCTATCGAAATGTTGATTTGATTTTGATGGAAGGGCTGGCGGAACTAGAGGTCTTGTTTAGTAAGAATTTGCTGGATGTTAGCAAAGAAAAATTGCTAGAGTTGCAAAAAATTGCAGAAGAGCATCATAAAATTTTGTTGTTGCCGCTTATTTATGAATGGTGGTTTAAGTTAGAAAACACTCGATTTAAATACGATAATGTTAGTCAAGAGTTGTTTGAAGAATACAAACAAAAGTACAACAACACTTTTTTGATCTTAAAAGAATATGCTAACTATAGAATTGAGTTGGGGCAGATGGTTTTTGCAATAAATGGGAAATATTCTCGACAACTCTTTGATGTTGCACAGGGTATTATCGCTAATCTAGGACCTTATCAACCCAATTCAATGGGAAGTGTGCCTACCGAAATTGCGTCACTTCAATTGCGTGCTTTTTTGGCTGCGATTACTCGAAATCGTGAGGAGGCAGAACGTTACCAACGATATTTATATAATTTTACCAAGACCTTATCGACAGCAATTAGCAAGGATTATAAGCGGATTCAATACCAAGCATTGGGGAGTTTAATTATTAATGCGCCGACGGTTGATATTGCTATTCCTTTGTTGGAGGCTTATGATCGTATAGAAGCGGGGGAACGAAAATATTTAACGAATACTACCTTTTTATCTATTGTTAGTACCCAAATCCAAGTTTACTTATCTACAGGAGATTTTAAGAAAAGCGAAGCGTACATTAATGCTCTAAAACTAGAAAAAGAATACCCGAACCATACCATTTATTGTATTGTGCAATATCAATTGGCGCTTTGTCAATATGCCAATAAAAATTACGACCAAGCCCTGCAAATCTTAGACGGCTTTTTATTTAGCAAACGTTCACACGAACGATCCAATAGTTATGGAATGATGCTTAAAATTATCATTTTATATGAACAAGGGGAATATTTAATGCTTTCTTCTCTGATGAATAATACTAGAAGAAGTTTTAAGCGGAAAGGAACCTTATTTGAGTTTGAAAAAATGTTGATTTCATTGATGAATCGTTTGATTCGATTGCCCCAAAGTGAGCATCAAGCAAATTTGAGGGCATTTAAGGATAAACTCAAAGCTTTTTTAATGAGTTTACCCAACTATCAAAAGGAATTTCTACTCTATTTTAATTATTGGGGGTGGTTAGATTACCTAATTACCAAACAACCATTTAAAAAGTTATGTTATTGGAGTTTAGAGAGTATAGAAAATGAACTCCTTGAATAA
- a CDS encoding SPFH domain-containing protein, protein MKGNGKWFIAGIVALLMVMVGVFVNPVGYNIAGNRQVIQTVTGNLWVRFEPGMFWSGFFSQTHTYPDVITIAFISEDALVQSEISVRNAPCRIRFNDAAEAYGEATVRWRLPMDGDEMIHIHKEYKTHGKLAETALSRYTAECLKFTAQLMESETHYSGGMAQFSEDFQDQLQHGQYLVDQIVELKNDSTTRETERHFIRKKRVDAQGNFVRNKSEIQQFKITLATATIDNIVYDAKIDEKLQKKIDASTRESISKQNLITAQQEASTAQAEGKRRLVEIEYEEKQKQTKEMVSAETRVQLSKKKLEEEKIALEAAKLEAAKIKALADAESYKTRAMMNADGALDKKLEAYIQVQQSWAEAFQNYNGALVPQIMTGGGSSKNQNALNLMDIMTIKAAKDLGLDMKVKDK, encoded by the coding sequence ATGAAAGGAAACGGAAAATGGTTTATAGCGGGTATTGTTGCTCTCTTAATGGTAATGGTGGGCGTTTTTGTTAATCCTGTTGGTTATAATATAGCGGGCAATCGGCAAGTTATACAAACTGTAACGGGTAATTTATGGGTTCGTTTTGAACCTGGAATGTTTTGGTCTGGCTTTTTCTCTCAAACACACACTTATCCTGATGTTATCACGATTGCCTTCATTAGTGAAGACGCCTTAGTTCAGTCCGAAATATCGGTTAGGAATGCTCCCTGCCGTATTCGTTTTAATGATGCAGCAGAGGCTTATGGAGAGGCTACCGTGCGCTGGCGTTTACCAATGGATGGAGATGAAATGATCCATATCCATAAAGAATATAAAACACACGGCAAATTAGCAGAAACGGCACTGAGTCGTTATACCGCAGAGTGCCTCAAATTTACAGCTCAGTTGATGGAGTCTGAAACACACTATTCGGGAGGAATGGCTCAATTTTCGGAAGATTTCCAAGATCAATTGCAGCATGGTCAGTACTTGGTTGATCAAATTGTTGAACTAAAAAATGATAGCACAACTAGAGAAACTGAGCGTCATTTTATTCGCAAAAAGCGGGTTGATGCTCAAGGTAATTTTGTTCGAAATAAGAGCGAAATTCAGCAATTTAAAATCACACTAGCAACGGCTACGATTGACAATATTGTATACGATGCTAAAATTGATGAAAAACTTCAAAAGAAAATTGACGCTAGTACTCGTGAGTCTATCTCTAAGCAAAACTTAATTACTGCTCAACAAGAGGCTTCAACGGCACAAGCTGAAGGTAAACGCCGCCTAGTAGAAATTGAGTACGAGGAGAAACAAAAACAAACCAAGGAAATGGTTAGCGCTGAAACGAGGGTTCAGTTATCTAAGAAAAAATTAGAAGAAGAAAAAATTGCCCTAGAAGCTGCTAAACTAGAAGCTGCTAAAATCAAAGCGCTTGCAGATGCAGAATCTTACAAAACTAGAGCGATGATGAATGCAGATGGAGCTTTAGATAAAAAATTGGAGGCTTACATCCAAGTTCAACAAAGCTGGGCAGAAGCTTTTCAAAATTACAATGGTGCTTTGGTTCCTCAAATCATGACAGGTGGTGGTTCTAGCAAAAATCAAAATGCATTGAATTTGATGGATATTATGACCATCAAAGCGGCTAAAGATCTTGGGCTAGATATGAAAGTCAAGGACAAATAA
- a CDS encoding glycosyltransferase family 9 protein yields the protein MQKILLLRFSSIGDIVLTSPVVRCLKTQLKEVELHYLTKKAFAPILEANPYIDKVYTFDKTTQPLKKVIQVLKSENYHLIVDLHKNFRSWYVRQKLGIKALVFDKINYQKWLLTQFKINKMPDLHIVDRYLNTVKSLQIQNDNKGLDYTIPTADKVVLHDIDQRLQTNNYIAFVIGAAHATKRLPPAKIKAICSLLKTKLIVLIGGKGDLAAAQIAQEAGAHLINICGQLNLHQSASVVQQAGLVVAHDTGFMHIAAALKRPIVSIWGNTVPDFGMYPYLPPDAPQHHIIEHNALNCRPCSKIGYKRCPKGHFKCMQELDNQTIVNTIQSLTK from the coding sequence ATGCAAAAAATACTCCTTCTTCGATTTAGTTCTATTGGTGATATTGTACTCACTAGTCCTGTCGTTCGTTGCCTAAAAACACAACTAAAGGAGGTTGAATTGCACTATTTAACAAAAAAAGCCTTTGCTCCCATCCTAGAAGCCAATCCTTATATTGACAAGGTGTATACCTTTGACAAAACAACACAACCTTTAAAAAAGGTTATTCAAGTCCTAAAATCTGAAAATTATCATCTCATAGTTGATTTGCACAAAAATTTTCGATCTTGGTATGTCCGCCAAAAATTAGGCATTAAAGCGCTTGTTTTTGATAAAATTAACTATCAAAAATGGTTGCTAACCCAATTTAAGATTAATAAAATGCCCGATTTGCATATTGTTGATCGCTATTTGAATACCGTCAAATCATTGCAGATCCAAAATGACAATAAGGGGTTAGATTATACGATACCAACAGCCGACAAGGTTGTTCTCCATGATATTGACCAACGCTTGCAAACCAATAACTATATCGCTTTTGTGATTGGGGCAGCCCATGCTACTAAGCGCCTCCCTCCTGCTAAAATCAAAGCAATTTGTAGCCTTCTAAAAACAAAACTCATTGTGTTAATTGGCGGAAAAGGAGATCTAGCCGCAGCACAAATCGCCCAAGAAGCAGGAGCTCATTTAATTAATATTTGTGGGCAACTTAATCTGCATCAATCTGCTTCTGTTGTTCAACAAGCAGGCTTAGTTGTAGCGCACGATACAGGTTTTATGCATATTGCAGCAGCACTAAAACGCCCTATTGTATCTATCTGGGGCAATACCGTTCCTGATTTTGGGATGTATCCCTATTTACCTCCAGATGCTCCTCAACATCACATCATTGAACATAACGCGTTAAATTGTCGCCCTTGTTCTAAAATTGGTTATAAACGCTGTCCTAAAGGGCATTTCAAATGCATGCAAGAGTTAGACAATCAAACCATTGTTAACACCATACAATCCTTAACAAAATAA
- a CDS encoding 4Fe-4S binding protein yields MAIYITDECINCGACEPECPNNAIYDGGVEWAYSDGTGATGTFTLVDGQQADADKMHAPIEEDFYFIVTDKCTECVGFHEEPQCAAVCPVDCCVPDENHVESEDRLLQKKAILHV; encoded by the coding sequence ATGGCTATTTATATCACTGATGAATGTATCAACTGTGGTGCTTGTGAACCAGAATGCCCAAACAATGCGATCTATGATGGTGGCGTAGAGTGGGCTTATTCAGATGGTACAGGTGCTACGGGCACTTTTACACTTGTTGATGGACAACAAGCAGATGCCGACAAAATGCATGCACCTATTGAAGAAGATTTTTATTTTATCGTAACGGATAAATGTACAGAATGTGTTGGTTTTCACGAAGAACCTCAATGTGCTGCGGTATGTCCAGTTGATTGTTGTGTTCCTGATGAGAACCATGTAGAATCTGAAGATCGATTATTACAAAAAAAGGCGATTCTACACGTTTAG
- a CDS encoding efflux RND transporter periplasmic adaptor subunit, which translates to MNKILRKSSVVIGFIILIGGISLASKVGNTETTNEKKEDSTESTAAKVNYVYSLKAQNETLSSEVIISGKVVARQKIDLYSEVTGTLNKAGKEFREGISFSANELMLTLDDTEAQLELQASKSQLYSALVALLPDLENDYADNFQAWKDYIDAFDLKKPIQELPKTKSAREKLYIGARNIENQHINIKRQEYRLTKYKIYAPFNGVLSNASTYEGALVRSGQKLGELTHPSRYELEATVSLYDVQFFKRGNKVTLYSEATNETWSGTVARFGKSIDEKTQTQKVFITINSSKLNEGMFLNGKITTKALGEVVQLPRKLLINNNQVYTIEHGKLKLQEIEVVKVDHNKMYIKGLKNDTEVLVQAVLGAYNGMPVQIIQ; encoded by the coding sequence ATGAATAAAATACTAAGAAAATCAAGTGTTGTTATTGGTTTTATCATTTTAATTGGTGGTATTTCTCTAGCTTCTAAGGTAGGAAATACAGAGACAACAAATGAAAAAAAAGAAGACAGCACTGAATCTACAGCTGCTAAAGTAAATTATGTTTATAGTTTAAAAGCGCAAAATGAGACGCTTTCTTCCGAAGTCATCATCAGTGGAAAAGTAGTGGCTCGTCAAAAAATTGATTTGTACTCTGAAGTAACAGGCACTTTAAATAAAGCAGGCAAAGAGTTTAGAGAAGGTATTTCTTTTAGCGCCAACGAATTGATGTTGACCTTGGACGACACCGAAGCACAATTGGAATTGCAAGCAAGTAAAAGTCAATTGTATAGTGCTTTAGTCGCTCTTTTACCCGATTTAGAAAACGACTATGCAGACAACTTTCAAGCGTGGAAGGATTATATTGATGCCTTTGATCTCAAAAAACCAATCCAAGAGCTCCCAAAAACTAAGAGTGCTAGGGAAAAGCTATACATTGGTGCACGAAATATTGAAAATCAACACATTAATATCAAACGCCAAGAATATCGCTTAACCAAATACAAAATTTATGCTCCTTTTAATGGTGTTCTCAGCAATGCCTCTACCTACGAAGGGGCACTGGTTAGAAGTGGTCAAAAACTTGGCGAACTGACCCACCCTTCTCGCTACGAACTGGAAGCTACTGTTTCGCTATACGATGTACAATTTTTTAAGAGAGGTAATAAAGTTACCCTTTACTCGGAAGCAACCAACGAAACTTGGTCTGGTACAGTTGCTCGATTCGGAAAGTCTATTGATGAAAAAACTCAAACTCAAAAGGTTTTTATTACCATCAATAGCAGCAAGCTAAATGAAGGAATGTTCCTCAATGGAAAAATTACCACCAAAGCATTAGGAGAGGTCGTGCAACTGCCTAGAAAATTATTAATTAATAACAATCAGGTCTATACCATTGAGCATGGCAAATTAAAACTACAGGAGATAGAGGTTGTAAAAGTAGACCACAATAAAATGTATATCAAAGGCTTAAAAAATGACACCGAGGTTCTTGTTCAAGCAGTGTTAGGTGCTTACAATGGCATGCCCGTTCAAATCATACAATAA
- a CDS encoding efflux RND transporter permease subunit, with translation MKKAIQYFIKYHISADVLLLLIGILGVLSAINIQRSQFPRVESREIVIETTYIGASPSEVEKGITIKIEEEIDGLEGIKKVSSTSVENLSTVNIEIFSSYKIENVLGDVKNAIDRVNTFPDDAETPVIYKRERTDPAADIMISGDVDLNTLKEFAKKAEQQLLAKKNISKVVVSGYPNEEIEIAIREKALDAYQLTFADIARVVQGSNVELTGGNIEMGNTKITIRAENKVYYAEQLENIIVQTSSNGTNILLKDVADIKNQWADVPQREFYNGKPAAKLQIMSRLSEDIITTAGEAKAFIAEFNAENTIVEAFLLRDGSIGIQQRTDLLVKNGLVGFLLVLLLLGLFLKPRIAFWVALSIPISIAGMFIIMPFSTVNINMLSLFGLILVIGILVDDGVVIAENIFQKYEKGIPARQAAIEGVMEVLPSVISAVITTCWFFMLFFLIEGQMGDFMSNIAFVVITTLLFSLIEGFFILPAHIAHSKDLQQGGKKNIMERTSTAFFDFLKNNIYGPILRFCLNNKTIALSTGIVTLVLCVNLVKGGIVKVTFFPSVDQDNVVVALKLPAGTTDNVTKATLSRIEKAAWELNETLSEQRTDGQKIVQSIARSIAVSPNEGQLFISLLDGETRNMLSSDFGNMLRDKVGKVYEAESLTYGQKSIFGAAVQVGFVGEDMNELRKAKDAFKAILETDKRLKNVQDNDQKGGLEFHINLLPKAKSLGIDLATIIRQIRQGYFGYEIQRLQRGTDEVKVWLRYTDQERASFSDLLNMKIRVGQNTYPLKELIDLEQKRVALKIAHVNNQAKMEVSASLNDPNASATEIFNHAKDVIIPELLAQYPSVHVIYEGQSERAGDTTASMKRWLPIILLLVFFTVVLTFRSFLQAAIVLLLIPFAFIGVVSGHWLHGLPISMLSLFGILAVAGVVINDSLVLVSTMNRLLKDGMDFKDAVYQASISRFRPILLTSVTTVAGLLPIVLETSLQAQFVIPMAVSLAYGLLSATFIMLLMLPPLLMVVNNIRLGWHWLWEGEKLQPREVEPSVLEEVEGH, from the coding sequence ATGAAAAAAGCAATTCAATATTTTATAAAATACCATATCTCAGCAGATGTGCTATTACTGCTAATTGGTATTCTTGGGGTGTTATCTGCTATCAATATTCAACGAAGTCAATTCCCTAGAGTAGAAAGTCGTGAAATCGTTATTGAAACGACTTATATAGGGGCCTCCCCTTCTGAGGTAGAAAAGGGAATTACCATAAAAATTGAAGAAGAAATTGATGGACTGGAAGGGATCAAGAAGGTAAGTTCTACTTCTGTTGAGAACTTATCTACTGTTAACATCGAAATTTTCAGCAGTTACAAGATCGAAAATGTCTTGGGAGATGTCAAAAATGCCATTGACCGTGTTAATACTTTTCCCGATGATGCAGAAACACCCGTTATCTACAAAAGAGAACGAACAGACCCTGCCGCTGATATTATGATTAGTGGTGATGTGGATCTAAATACTTTAAAAGAATTCGCCAAGAAGGCAGAACAACAATTATTAGCCAAAAAGAACATTTCTAAAGTTGTTGTTTCGGGGTATCCCAATGAAGAAATTGAAATTGCTATTCGAGAAAAGGCGCTAGATGCTTATCAATTGACCTTTGCAGACATTGCTCGAGTAGTACAGGGTTCTAATGTGGAATTGACAGGTGGAAATATAGAAATGGGCAATACAAAAATTACCATTCGTGCAGAAAACAAAGTTTATTATGCCGAACAATTGGAGAATATCATTGTCCAGACCAGTTCTAATGGAACCAATATTTTGCTCAAAGATGTTGCTGACATCAAAAACCAATGGGCGGATGTTCCCCAGCGTGAATTTTATAATGGTAAACCTGCTGCCAAGCTACAAATCATGAGCCGCTTGAGCGAGGATATTATTACAACGGCTGGTGAAGCCAAAGCATTCATTGCTGAATTTAACGCTGAAAATACAATTGTCGAAGCCTTTTTATTAAGAGATGGGAGTATTGGCATTCAACAACGTACCGATTTATTGGTAAAAAATGGTTTGGTTGGCTTCTTACTTGTATTATTACTGTTGGGGCTGTTTTTAAAACCAAGAATTGCTTTTTGGGTAGCCTTGAGTATTCCGATTTCTATTGCTGGTATGTTTATTATCATGCCTTTTTCTACGGTTAATATCAATATGTTATCCTTGTTTGGTTTGATCTTAGTGATTGGAATTTTGGTGGATGATGGAGTAGTAATTGCTGAGAATATTTTTCAAAAATATGAGAAAGGAATTCCAGCAAGGCAGGCAGCAATAGAAGGGGTTATGGAAGTATTACCTTCGGTTATTTCTGCTGTTATAACAACTTGTTGGTTTTTCATGTTGTTCTTCTTAATTGAGGGACAAATGGGAGATTTTATGTCTAATATTGCTTTTGTTGTTATCACTACCCTATTGTTTTCGTTGATTGAAGGCTTTTTTATCCTTCCAGCACATATTGCCCATTCTAAAGATTTGCAACAAGGGGGCAAAAAAAATATCATGGAACGTACCAGCACAGCGTTCTTTGATTTTCTAAAAAATAATATTTATGGCCCCATTTTGCGTTTTTGTCTCAACAATAAAACCATTGCCCTTTCAACAGGGATTGTTACACTTGTCTTGTGTGTAAATTTAGTCAAAGGTGGCATTGTAAAGGTTACTTTCTTTCCTAGTGTAGATCAAGATAATGTTGTTGTTGCTCTAAAATTACCCGCAGGCACAACAGACAATGTTACCAAAGCTACATTAAGTAGAATTGAAAAAGCAGCTTGGGAATTAAATGAAACGCTATCGGAGCAGCGTACAGATGGTCAAAAAATAGTGCAATCTATTGCACGCAGTATTGCTGTATCTCCCAACGAAGGACAATTGTTTATTTCTTTGTTGGATGGCGAAACTAGGAATATGCTAAGTTCTGATTTTGGCAATATGCTAAGAGATAAAGTTGGAAAAGTCTATGAAGCAGAAAGTCTAACTTATGGTCAAAAGTCGATCTTTGGTGCAGCTGTACAAGTGGGATTTGTAGGCGAAGATATGAACGAATTGCGTAAAGCTAAAGATGCTTTTAAAGCAATTTTGGAAACCGACAAACGACTTAAAAACGTTCAAGACAACGATCAAAAAGGAGGTTTAGAATTTCATATTAACTTACTGCCCAAAGCAAAATCGTTAGGTATTGACTTAGCGACCATTATCCGCCAAATTCGACAAGGATACTTTGGTTATGAAATTCAACGATTGCAGCGAGGAACAGATGAGGTAAAGGTTTGGTTGCGTTATACCGATCAAGAACGTGCTTCCTTTAGTGACTTATTAAATATGAAAATTCGAGTAGGACAAAATACCTATCCATTAAAGGAACTAATTGATTTAGAACAAAAACGAGTAGCGTTAAAAATTGCCCATGTAAACAATCAGGCAAAAATGGAGGTAAGCGCATCCTTGAATGATCCTAATGCTTCTGCAACAGAAATTTTCAACCATGCCAAAGATGTAATTATACCAGAATTACTAGCTCAATATCCTAGTGTTCACGTTATTTATGAAGGACAAAGCGAACGAGCTGGGGACACAACCGCTTCTATGAAACGCTGGTTGCCCATTATTTTGCTATTAGTCTTTTTCACAGTAGTCCTAACTTTCCGATCTTTCTTACAAGCAGCCATTGTTCTTTTATTGATTCCTTTTGCCTTTATTGGCGTTGTTAGTGGACACTGGCTTCATGGATTGCCCATTAGTATGTTATCCCTCTTTGGTATTCTGGCAGTAGCGGGAGTGGTTATTAATGATAGTTTAGTCTTGGTCAGCACCATGAACCGCTTGCTCAAAGACGGAATGGATTTTAAGGATGCTGTATACCAAGCTAGTATTTCTCGTTTCCGTCCTATTTTATTAACCTCTGTTACTACAGTTGCAGGGCTATTGCCCATCGTTCTCGAAACAAGCTTACAAGCACAGTTTGTAATACCAATGGCTGTTTCATTGGCTTATGGTTTATTGTCTGCCACCTTTATTATGCTTTTGATGTTACCTCCATTACTCATGGTCGTCAATAACATTCGTTTGGGTTGGCACTGGCTTTGGGAAGGAGAAAAACTCCAACCAAGAGAGGTAGAACCTAGTGTGCTAGAAGAAGTAGAGGGGCACTAG